One Spirosoma agri DNA window includes the following coding sequences:
- a CDS encoding acyltransferase codes for MSQRNAGVDLFRLIAAFAVIFIHCIYSDKFPLLPLAGRWAVPFFFMVSGYFFQKSYSTHAKQAFLKTAQSVTILFVWANLFYLLFLGLTEGSVSSLATHFTLLVGAYFHLWFLTSLLVGYLVLWFCLTYLRQDVLPFLAVLSIILILGLNPYSFLLAMSPHPLYARLLLSIPFLCIGFLGAKYSLHRYVYTSTCWLLISFGFGLQLVEVWLLSGNQSSFRLVDFVVGTLFLSVGLFLLSLRLIVSPTCRLSYYGQRYSLPLYLYHPVVNYFLFKALVATMGIGLLYWLSPLLTAVLCLSLLLLLDKFTPGLFRILSGDFSRIAIVPSKSSSD; via the coding sequence ATGAGTCAACGTAATGCTGGTGTCGATCTGTTTCGATTAATAGCTGCCTTCGCCGTTATTTTCATCCATTGCATTTATTCTGATAAGTTTCCGCTCTTACCTTTAGCGGGACGTTGGGCTGTACCTTTCTTCTTCATGGTTAGTGGCTACTTTTTTCAGAAAAGCTATAGCACACATGCAAAGCAGGCTTTTCTGAAAACGGCCCAATCCGTGACGATACTCTTTGTCTGGGCGAATCTGTTCTACTTACTTTTTTTAGGCCTTACCGAAGGTTCTGTAAGCAGTCTAGCTACCCATTTTACACTCCTAGTCGGGGCTTATTTTCATCTCTGGTTTCTTACCTCACTTTTAGTAGGATATCTGGTACTTTGGTTCTGTCTAACCTATCTTCGGCAGGACGTATTGCCTTTTCTGGCAGTCTTATCAATTATCCTCATTTTAGGGTTAAACCCGTATAGTTTCCTGTTGGCAATGAGTCCCCATCCCCTTTATGCCCGTTTGCTGCTCTCTATTCCTTTCTTGTGCATCGGCTTTCTAGGGGCTAAATACTCGCTCCATCGGTACGTGTATACATCAACCTGTTGGCTATTAATTAGTTTTGGGTTTGGCTTGCAGCTGGTTGAAGTCTGGCTCTTGTCGGGTAATCAATCCAGTTTTCGACTAGTTGATTTTGTGGTGGGAACACTTTTCTTATCGGTGGGTCTTTTTCTGTTATCACTACGATTAATCGTTTCCCCGACCTGCCGATTGAGTTACTATGGGCAGCGATATTCCCTACCCTTGTACTTGTACCACCCAGTGGTAAACTATTTTCTGTTTAAAGCTTTGGTCGCCACAATGGGTATTGGACTTCTTTATTGGCTTAGCCCTCTGCTAACGGCGGTGCTCTGCTTATCCTTGTTGCTCTTATTGGATAAGTTTACACCTGGCTTGTTTCGCATTCTTAGTGGCGATTTTAGCCGGATTGCAATAGTACCCAGTAAATCTTCTTCTGATTAA
- a CDS encoding cupin, with product MRFFLLFCVGVWTFLPAFSQAVPSNVYAYSPSPGKQAGYQEQTLLEGTTRDFSHFIVQAITIGTDQPAQSTQQFDEEVVLLIRAGELTLTLGNKHKTLGPGSLVLIMPGDDYRVDNQATQPLTYYQMRYTSNEMPDLDLYRLLGGSFWVDWQDIASNTDSKGSNRRLVPYPTVMSNRIAMQLTTVNPGLGKEPPQTHRSAELLLVLDHPVEAHLGGTMKKAQAGDLIFIESEIARAIYPGSAQGCTYLSFQF from the coding sequence ATGAGATTCTTCCTGCTTTTTTGTGTCGGTGTCTGGACTTTCTTGCCTGCCTTTTCCCAGGCTGTTCCATCGAACGTGTATGCCTACTCGCCGTCCCCCGGTAAACAGGCTGGCTACCAAGAGCAAACCTTACTGGAAGGGACTACCCGCGATTTTTCTCACTTCATTGTTCAGGCGATAACCATAGGAACTGACCAGCCCGCTCAATCCACCCAACAGTTCGACGAAGAGGTGGTGCTGCTTATTAGAGCGGGAGAGTTGACGCTTACATTAGGAAACAAGCACAAGACCCTGGGACCCGGTAGTTTGGTATTGATCATGCCCGGTGATGACTACCGCGTAGACAATCAGGCTACCCAACCCCTTACTTATTACCAGATGCGATATACCTCCAACGAAATGCCGGATTTGGATTTATATCGGCTGCTGGGTGGCTCGTTCTGGGTCGATTGGCAGGATATCGCGTCGAACACAGATTCAAAAGGGAGTAACCGGCGGCTGGTTCCCTATCCCACGGTGATGAGCAACCGGATTGCGATGCAGCTTACCACAGTCAACCCCGGCTTGGGTAAAGAGCCACCCCAGACGCACCGATCGGCAGAACTACTACTCGTTCTGGACCATCCGGTCGAAGCTCATCTTGGGGGTACGATGAAAAAGGCACAGGCAGGGGATCTAATCTTTATTGAATCGGAGATAGCGCGCGCCATTTACCCTGGCAGCGCACAAGGATGCACCTACCTGTCATTTCAGTTTTAA
- a CDS encoding zinc-dependent metalloprotease family protein: MNRTFTAILCWLVPVILSAPLLAQSLPNPLPQCGTEDLTPLQKRALVQQGNLALERKRASGAAFNTIAYVPIRPHIFRRSDGTGGFTLANLNQAMAITNNYYLLNGYGIQFYFAGTTPDYIDNDRLLNNFLYDDESSVNGRDATNAMNQYYVNQIANNTVGGYAYYPENSIHSTRSFIATYDNGQMNYVTNSTIPHELGHSFNLRRLSVFNLQIGYT, from the coding sequence ATGAACCGAACCTTTACCGCTATTCTCTGTTGGCTAGTTCCAGTCATCCTCAGTGCTCCATTGCTGGCTCAATCGTTACCAAATCCATTGCCGCAATGTGGTACGGAAGACCTTACCCCCCTGCAGAAACGTGCCCTGGTGCAACAGGGAAACCTGGCGCTGGAACGCAAACGAGCTTCGGGAGCGGCTTTTAACACCATCGCGTACGTGCCTATTCGGCCCCACATCTTTCGCCGAAGCGACGGTACTGGAGGCTTTACGCTGGCCAATTTAAATCAGGCAATGGCCATTACCAATAACTATTATCTCTTGAATGGCTATGGCATCCAATTCTACTTCGCGGGCACTACACCCGATTATATTGACAATGATCGGTTGCTCAATAATTTCCTCTATGACGATGAGTCGTCAGTGAACGGGCGGGATGCGACCAATGCCATGAATCAATACTATGTGAACCAGATTGCCAACAATACAGTAGGCGGATACGCCTATTATCCAGAAAACAGTATTCATTCAACCCGGTCATTCATTGCAACGTATGATAACGGCCAAATGAATTATGTAACCAACAGCACGATTCCTCACGAGCTGGGCCACAGTTTTAATCTTAGGCGTTTAAGCGTTTTCAATTTGCAGATTGGCTATACCTGA